A single genomic interval of Labrus mixtus chromosome 6, fLabMix1.1, whole genome shotgun sequence harbors:
- the LOC132975099 gene encoding spastin-like produces MNAVKNRDSGEVIKNYHKQAFEYVSKALRVDEDDTGDKEQAVLWYKKGISELEKGIKVEISVQGEQYERAKRLQDKMEANLTMARDRLALLEATLASKRRSAPPRSFTLPQPKPAPKSQPAARGVSSNVRPSPAVRPPSGPADSKATPRTGRPPNGRPGAVRPPLKRDMKNFKNVDSKLANLILNEIVDSGASVSFDDIAGQELAKQALQEIVILPALRPELFTGLRAPARGLLLFGPPGNGKTMLAKAVAAESNATFFNISAASLTSKYVGEGEKLVRALFAVARELQPSVIFIDEVDSLLCERREGEHDASRRLKTEFLVQFDGVQSGGDDKVLVMGATNRPQELDEAVLRRFAKRVYVALPDEQTRCTLLRNLLGKQGNPLSAGELSYVAKKTAGYSGSDLTSLAKDAALGPIRELGPDQVRSMAASEMRNINRKDFEESLKRIKPSVSPTTLTMYAQWNKDFGDTTAL; encoded by the exons ATGAACGCagtaaaaaacagagacagcgGAGAAGTGATTAAAAACTACCACAAGCAGGCGTTTGAGTATGTTTCAAAGGCTTTACGGGTCGATGAGGACGACAcag GAGACAAGGAGCAGGCGGTGCTGTGGTACAAGAAAGGGATTTCTGAGCTGGAAAAGGGGATTAAAGTAGAGATCTCAGTACAAG GAGAACAATATGAGCGAGCAAAGAGACTTCAGGATAAAATGGAAGCAAATCTCACCATGGCAAGAGACAGACTGGCTCTTCTGG AGGCAACGTTAGCATCCAAAAGGAGGAGTGCTCCTCCGAGGAGCTTTACTCTACCTCAGCCGAAACCGGCCCCTAAGAGCCAGCCTGCAGCGAGGGGCGTGTCCTCCAACGTCAGACCCTCGCCTGCTGTCAGACCGCCGTCTGGACCTGCAGATTCAAAG gcgACCCCTCGGACGGGAAGGCCTCCAAACGGAAGACCTGGCGCAGTGAGACCGCCCCTGAAGAGGGATATGAAAAACTTCAAGAACGTGGACAGCAAACTGGCCAACCTGATTCTGAATGAAATTGTGGACAG CGGAGCGTCCGTCTCCTTCGACGACATCGCCGGACAAGAACTGGCCAAACAAGCGCTCCAGGAGATCGTCATTCTCCCCGCCTTAAGACCAGAG CTCTTCACCGGCCTGAGAGCTCCGGCTCGCGGCCTGCTGTTATTCGGCCCGCCTGGAAACGGAAAAACCATGTTG GCCAAAGCAGTCGCAGCAGAGTCAAACGCTACATTCTTCAACATCAGCGCTGCCAGTCTGACCTCCAAATAT GTGGGAGAGGGGGAGAAGCTCGTACGAGCTCTGTTTGCTGTGGCTCGAGAACTTCAACCCTCCGTCATATTCATAG ACGAAGTGGACAGTCTGCTGtgtgagaggagggagggggaacACGACGCCTCTCGACGGTTAAAAACAGAGTTCCTGGTGCAGTTCGACGGG GTTCAGTCAGGAGGGGACGACAAGGTCCTCGTTATGGGAGCGACCAACAGGCCTCAGGAACTGGACGAAGCCGTGCTGAG gCGCTTTGCTAAAAGGGTTTATGTGGCATTGCCGGATGAGCAG aCACGATGCACGCTGCTGAGAAACCTTCTGGGGAAACAAGGAAACCCTCTGAGCGCCGGCGAGCTCTCCTACGTGGCAAA GAAGACGGCAGgatactcaggaagtgacctcacGTCATTAGCCAAAGACGCCGCTCTGGGGCCGATTAGAG agttgGGACCAGACCAGGTCAGGAGTATGGCTGCTAGTGAG ATGAGGAACATCAACAGGAAAGACTTTGAAGAATCCCTGAAGCGCATCAAGCCGAGCGTCAGCCCGACCACACTGACCATGTACGCACAATGGAACAAAGACTTTGGAGACACGACGGCGTTGTGA
- the memo1 gene encoding protein MEMO1, with protein sequence MSNRPVCREASHAGSWYSASGSQLNAQLEGWLSKAESSIRPARAIIAPHAGYTYCGACAAHAYKQVDPSVTRRVFILGPSHHVPLSRCALSPADVYRTPLYDLRIDQKVYSDLWKTGLFERMSIQTDEDEHSIEMHLPYTAKAMESHKDEFSIVPVLVGALSESREQEYGKLLSKYLADPSNLFIISSDFCHWGQRFRYTYYDEAQGEIYRSIEHLDRMGMGIIEQLDPMSFTNYLKKYRNTICGRHPIGVLLNAVAELRKSGLEMNFSFLNYAQSSECRNWQDSSVSYAAGALIVH encoded by the exons ATGTCCAACCGACCTGTGTGCAGAGAAGCAAGTCACGCCGGGAGCTGGTACTCTGCCTCGG GATCCCAGCTGAACGCTCAACTAGAAGGCTGGCTGTCCAAAGCCGAGTCCTCCATCAGACCTGCTCGAGCCATCATAGCACC gcaTGCCGGGTACACCTACTGTGGCGCTTGTGCAGCACACGCCTACAAGCAGGTCGATCCCTCTGTTAC TCGTAGGGTGTTCATCCTGGGACCTTCACACCACGTGCCCCTCTCCCGCTGTGCCCTGTCGCCCGCAGACGTCTACAGAACGCCTCTCTACGACCTGAGAATCGACCAGAAGG TTTACTCCGACCTCTGGAAAACCGGGTTGTTCGAGCGGATGAGCATCCAGACAGATGAAGACGAGCACAGTATCGAGATGCACTTGCCTTACACTGCTAAAGCCATGGAGAG CCACAAAGACGAGTTCAGCATCGTCCCTGTGCTGGTGGGCGCCCTGAGCGAGTCCAGGGAACAGGAGTACGGGAAACTGCTCAGCAAATACCTGGCCGACCCCTCCAACCTTTTCATCATCTCCTCCGACTTCTGCCACTGGG GTCAGCGGTTCCGCTACACGTACTACGATGAGGCTCAGGGGGAGATCTACAGGTCCATTGAACATCTGGATAGAATG GGGATGGGCATTATAGAACAGCTGGACCCGATGTCTTTCACCAACTACTTGAAGAAGTACCGCAACACCATCTGTGGGCGCCACCCCATCGGAGTGCTGCTAAAT gccGTGGCCGAGCTGAGGAAGTCGGGATTAGAAATGAACTTCTCGTTCCTGAACTACGCCCAGTCGAGTGAGTGCAGGAACTGGCAGGACAGCTCTGTGAGCTACGCTGCCGGGGCGCTCATCGTCCATTGA